In Saccharolobus solfataricus, a genomic segment contains:
- a CDS encoding FAD-dependent oxidoreductase, with the protein MTYQHYDLKVIIVGGGIVGSSIYRLLKKNGIEVQLIDPKVKRPFPSLIHSLLLKGKDIELAKLSLNFYKKFNIPYYPFKSYTLGKINSSIIDSWISAGVNINVKYVNWINDQAIEAIGGDGLVSIGSLINSTEKIIYQSNIVIDKGKGFVKINNKLYESDLIILSAGAWSKYLINVKLPVKTYYCWASLFLSKKKEVGSNIIYDYVNNFYSRPVIGLGFPLAIMGDGKAIETTPLQQNICIEDKNEVSARISRRLGEVKELYTSGSFCEATPDMRPAYGKIAENVYFIGGFNGYGAEVGPGLAHVLVEEILSKKEDTYFTEYRLERLNGYDGNFEIGQEPHEL; encoded by the coding sequence ATGACTTATCAACATTACGATTTGAAGGTCATTATAGTCGGAGGAGGAATAGTAGGTAGTTCGATTTATAGATTGTTAAAGAAAAATGGAATTGAAGTACAATTAATTGATCCTAAAGTAAAAAGACCATTTCCAAGTCTAATCCATTCTTTGTTGTTAAAGGGAAAAGATATTGAATTAGCTAAATTGTCTTTAAATTTTTATAAAAAATTTAACATCCCTTATTACCCTTTTAAATCATACACTTTAGGTAAAATCAACTCTTCAATAATAGACTCGTGGATCTCTGCCGGAGTTAATATTAACGTAAAATATGTAAATTGGATAAATGACCAGGCCATTGAGGCCATTGGCGGAGATGGATTAGTGTCCATCGGAAGTTTAATAAACAGTACAGAAAAGATTATATATCAGTCCAATATTGTCATCGACAAGGGTAAGGGATTTGTTAAAATTAATAATAAACTATATGAAAGCGATTTGATAATTCTCTCTGCTGGAGCGTGGAGTAAATATTTAATTAACGTTAAGCTCCCTGTAAAGACTTACTATTGTTGGGCTTCACTATTTTTAAGTAAAAAGAAAGAGGTAGGATCTAATATAATATATGATTACGTTAATAACTTCTATTCTAGACCAGTTATAGGGCTTGGATTTCCGTTAGCTATTATGGGAGATGGAAAAGCTATAGAAACTACTCCTTTACAGCAAAATATCTGTATAGAAGATAAGAATGAAGTTTCCGCTAGAATTTCCAGGAGGCTAGGTGAAGTCAAGGAGTTATATACTTCTGGTAGTTTTTGTGAAGCCACGCCAGACATGAGACCAGCATATGGAAAAATAGCTGAAAATGTATATTTTATAGGTGGATTTAACGGTTATGGAGCTGAGGTAGGGCCAGGGTTAGCTCATGTCCTTGTAGAGGAGATTTTATCTAAAAAAGAAGATACTTATTTTACGGAATATAGACTAGAAAGGCTTAATGGGTATGATGGCAATTTCGAAATAGGGCAAGAACCTCATGAGTTATAG
- a CDS encoding ParA family protein, protein MIVTVINQKGGVGKTTTSVNLSYYLSKEKKTGLLDLDPEGGATISYGMKRELKELPLGEKSVNIFNVEVFPAHIGLLKLELNGDVEEISNKIKEIGKQFDFLVIDTPPNLGTLAISAMLVADRIVSPVTPQPLALEAIKNLDSRLKSIGKNAYSFTNFSKKVVKLDNLSSVKFTEITIPPSRLFIEASRLGVPALRYEEVRIKKPKLANYYQQLAKVISE, encoded by the coding sequence ATGATAGTCACAGTAATAAATCAGAAAGGAGGAGTAGGCAAAACAACGACTTCAGTAAATTTATCTTACTATTTAAGCAAGGAAAAGAAGACAGGATTGCTCGATTTGGACCCGGAAGGAGGAGCGACCATATCTTATGGAATGAAAAGAGAACTTAAAGAGCTCCCATTAGGCGAAAAAAGTGTAAATATCTTTAATGTGGAAGTGTTTCCAGCACACATTGGACTGTTAAAGTTAGAATTGAATGGAGATGTAGAAGAAATTAGTAACAAAATTAAGGAAATAGGGAAACAGTTCGATTTCCTCGTTATAGATACTCCACCAAATCTGGGTACGTTAGCAATATCAGCAATGTTGGTTGCTGACAGAATAGTTTCACCGGTAACACCACAACCCTTAGCACTAGAGGCAATAAAGAATCTCGACTCTAGATTAAAGAGTATAGGGAAGAACGCTTATTCTTTTACAAATTTTTCAAAAAAGGTAGTTAAGCTAGATAATCTATCATCAGTAAAATTCACAGAAATTACAATACCACCCTCTAGATTATTCATTGAAGCTTCTAGACTAGGAGTTCCAGCGTTAAGATATGAGGAAGTTAGAATAAAGAAACCTAAGCTAGCTAACTATTATCAGCAATTAGCAAAGGTGATTAGTGAATGA
- a CDS encoding archaellin/type IV pilin N-terminal domain-containing protein, which yields MKKGISSILGAIILIQIVVSSVGLILYLTSLNAKMSNIAYSQIYEELQNAPISVIPTYQGPMIISTSSSHMAITYIIYPNGKIIHTNIPLTQNGVYINFDNNPWSVIVLNDGNWYNISANDRLVSPNTTALGGIRLYEPYSYTINQGKINLSYLATPPIYGKNLDPANWNLLSESPASYTPYGIQNSLILIPENGSIPIIANLSSGLQYFDIAIPYNNRVFVGVAAGATPGIWYTTNSPQFSYYLPLEFSVSYQADYIVPVYNATFEYSTWIDGARYYVTLSYVTYNMIYFMKQNNYTIKTRNGEIQLLSYKFIGYLMASKIDYGSVEFGIWSFPTGTSITDIPIPGYNNYTLYSGVMINASYTAFNESGVVPPSALILPLQGGNGYLNSTNITEESLVNVEMMISGGNLDYNSNGTPIPNVMNYTYFWYFINPQIKKSNSVNLLISITPNSQVTVALRDSGGFIYPDYSYIAYSLAEKYSVTHNYVGLNGGPPLTVIIDDVSGTLINGSNQGYLPLGYPVVNANYKYTIIPGDYVQYTETATYQYFKTINLQINYNLPFIIIVPEDVYYPYFAV from the coding sequence ATGAAAAAGGGAATATCATCAATCCTAGGTGCAATTATATTAATACAAATAGTAGTATCCTCTGTGGGATTAATTCTTTACTTAACTTCATTAAACGCTAAAATGTCTAACATAGCATACTCACAAATATATGAAGAACTTCAAAACGCACCTATATCTGTAATTCCCACTTACCAAGGACCAATGATAATCTCAACCAGCTCATCTCACATGGCAATAACATATATAATATATCCTAATGGGAAAATAATTCACACAAACATTCCACTAACACAGAACGGAGTATATATAAATTTCGATAATAATCCTTGGAGCGTAATAGTACTTAATGATGGAAATTGGTATAACATCTCTGCAAATGATAGACTAGTAAGTCCTAATACTACAGCACTAGGAGGGATTAGATTATATGAACCATACAGTTACACAATAAATCAAGGGAAAATTAACTTAAGCTATCTAGCTACCCCACCTATATATGGTAAAAATCTAGATCCTGCAAATTGGAACCTATTATCAGAAAGTCCAGCTTCATATACACCTTATGGAATTCAAAATTCACTAATACTTATTCCAGAAAATGGTTCAATTCCAATTATAGCAAATTTGTCCTCTGGATTGCAATACTTTGATATAGCAATCCCTTATAATAATCGTGTTTTTGTAGGTGTAGCAGCTGGGGCTACACCCGGAATATGGTATACTACGAACTCACCCCAATTCTCCTATTATCTGCCCTTAGAGTTTAGTGTGTCATACCAAGCGGATTACATAGTACCAGTTTATAACGCAACGTTTGAATATTCCACGTGGATAGATGGTGCCAGATATTATGTAACTCTAAGTTACGTGACATATAATATGATATACTTCATGAAACAAAATAATTATACAATAAAAACTCGAAATGGTGAAATACAACTGCTAAGCTATAAGTTTATAGGCTATCTTATGGCATCTAAAATAGACTACGGCTCTGTTGAGTTTGGTATATGGAGCTTTCCCACTGGTACATCAATAACTGATATACCAATTCCAGGCTATAACAACTATACATTATATTCTGGAGTAATGATAAACGCTTCGTATACCGCATTTAATGAGTCTGGTGTAGTTCCACCCTCAGCTCTTATACTACCATTACAAGGAGGTAATGGATATCTGAATAGCACAAATATAACTGAAGAGAGTTTAGTAAATGTTGAAATGATGATAAGTGGTGGCAACTTAGACTATAATTCTAACGGTACCCCGATACCTAATGTCATGAATTATACTTACTTCTGGTATTTCATAAATCCTCAAATAAAAAAATCCAATAGCGTTAACCTACTTATCTCCATTACACCTAATTCACAAGTAACTGTAGCTCTAAGAGATAGTGGAGGGTTTATATATCCAGACTATTCTTATATTGCGTACTCTTTAGCCGAAAAATACTCAGTTACACACAATTATGTGGGATTAAACGGAGGGCCTCCACTTACCGTGATTATAGACGACGTGTCTGGAACATTAATTAATGGCAGTAATCAAGGATATTTACCATTAGGTTATCCGGTAGTAAACGCTAATTATAAATATACGATAATCCCAGGTGACTATGTACAATACACTGAGACTGCTACATATCAATACTTCAAAACTATTAACTTACAAATCAACTATAATTTACCATTTATAATAATAGTCCCAGAGGATGTCTACTATCCTTACTTTGCTGTGTAA
- a CDS encoding carbon-nitrogen hydrolase family protein, which produces MKIGVVQPLEVKSAILLAEKALKEGAELVLLPEKWTRNIDDVPLLEFQKLAKRYTAYILPGAFEDGVSVITPIIDDSGNLKGIAKKIHLFNEERVRLIPGNEAVLFTYRGIRFGISICYDIDFPEVVRELFSKGAEIILVPSKIRSNGLDIWNEFLRIRVLENRIGIVNANVYNPPDFPGRSVAIVPEQRQDGIVIPKVVGELGSEESYMIVDIDPLKYMYLRGDRLKEYVKFTVKEL; this is translated from the coding sequence TTGAAAATTGGAGTAGTGCAACCTTTAGAAGTTAAGTCAGCAATTTTACTAGCTGAAAAAGCATTAAAGGAGGGAGCAGAGCTAGTACTATTACCAGAAAAATGGACAAGAAATATAGATGATGTACCACTGCTTGAATTTCAGAAATTAGCTAAAAGATACACCGCTTATATCTTACCTGGAGCATTTGAAGATGGAGTATCAGTAATCACTCCAATAATTGATGATAGTGGAAACCTAAAAGGAATAGCGAAGAAAATTCACCTATTTAATGAAGAAAGAGTGAGACTCATTCCAGGTAATGAAGCAGTCCTCTTTACCTATAGAGGAATAAGGTTCGGAATCTCAATATGCTATGATATAGACTTCCCTGAAGTGGTCAGAGAATTATTTTCTAAAGGAGCCGAGATAATATTGGTACCCTCAAAAATAAGAAGCAATGGTTTAGATATTTGGAATGAATTCCTTAGGATAAGAGTCTTGGAAAATAGGATAGGAATAGTAAACGCAAACGTATACAATCCACCAGATTTCCCTGGAAGAAGTGTGGCTATCGTTCCGGAACAGAGACAAGATGGTATTGTTATACCTAAAGTAGTAGGAGAATTAGGAAGTGAAGAAAGTTATATGATAGTTGATATAGACCCGTTAAAATACATGTATCTACGAGGAGATAGATTAAAAGAGTACGTCAAATTTACAGTTAAGGAATTATAA
- a CDS encoding thiamine-phosphate synthase family protein — MQDESEREYVLKRLKEAVDIFVSNERAYLLIPEVRTNIGYAVSNAADANDVAAIPGRLTTAFKKVIYCMLPAFGASDHVARVILTVMKHDRNIRSAINLKYYREVIEKLPSQDLCIFDRSSEPKEVKYREHSTMNFMVDSCIRKLSKVPNYIVDLGDYGKEPSLFILDRDPVTVVNKSLELLKYISQDIL; from the coding sequence ATGCAAGATGAAAGTGAAAGAGAATATGTTTTAAAAAGACTTAAGGAGGCAGTAGATATTTTTGTATCTAATGAAAGGGCTTATCTACTTATTCCAGAAGTTAGAACTAATATTGGATATGCAGTATCTAATGCAGCCGATGCTAATGATGTTGCAGCAATTCCAGGCAGGTTAACTACAGCATTTAAAAAAGTAATATACTGTATGCTGCCAGCGTTTGGAGCATCTGATCATGTGGCAAGGGTGATTTTAACTGTAATGAAGCATGATAGAAATATAAGAAGTGCAATAAACTTAAAGTATTATAGAGAAGTTATTGAGAAATTACCGTCTCAAGATCTTTGTATATTCGATAGGTCTTCGGAGCCTAAAGAGGTAAAATATAGGGAGCATAGTACTATGAACTTTATGGTTGATTCGTGTATTCGTAAGTTGTCTAAGGTTCCTAATTATATTGTGGATTTAGGTGATTATGGTAAAGAGCCTTCACTCTTCATTCTAGATCGAGATCCAGTCACTGTTGTAAATAAATCTCTAGAATTACTCAAATATATTTCACAAGACATTCTTTAA
- the purT gene encoding formate-dependent phosphoribosylglycinamide formyltransferase, giving the protein MEIGTPLFEGSKKILLLGSGELGKEMAIEAQRMGLEVVALDRYDLAPAMHVAHRKYVVDMMNPNAIKAVVKRERPDAIIAEIEAINTDALIELESNGFRVVPNANAVKACMNRIELRRFAAEKLKLPTTKYAFAENEEEVKRACKDIGFPCLIKPEMSSSGHGHVLVNKIENVEEAYRESISHARGKSRRVIVEEFVKIDTELTVLTYRYHSNSDSIITKTIEPIEHKRPSYYYVESWHPSNVSQGVKETARGIAQKVAEELGGLGIYGVEIIVSGNRILFSEVAPRPHDTGLVTLASSDINEFQIHVRSAIGLPTPEVKLVSPAASHVILAQTENVWGPKFLNIEKAMEIPGVQVRLFGKPVTYEKRRMGVVLATGNSVEEALEKVRKASSIILVK; this is encoded by the coding sequence ATGGAAATTGGCACTCCCTTATTTGAAGGTTCGAAGAAAATCCTTCTACTTGGAAGTGGAGAGTTAGGAAAGGAAATGGCTATTGAGGCACAAAGAATGGGATTAGAAGTTGTTGCTTTAGATAGATACGATCTAGCTCCTGCCATGCACGTTGCTCACAGAAAGTATGTAGTAGATATGATGAATCCAAACGCTATTAAGGCAGTAGTGAAAAGGGAAAGACCAGATGCGATTATAGCTGAAATAGAGGCAATTAATACAGACGCATTAATTGAACTTGAAAGCAACGGCTTTAGAGTGGTTCCTAATGCAAATGCAGTAAAAGCTTGCATGAATAGAATTGAATTAAGAAGATTTGCTGCAGAAAAACTTAAACTTCCAACTACGAAATACGCATTTGCCGAAAATGAAGAAGAGGTAAAACGAGCTTGTAAGGATATTGGTTTTCCTTGTCTGATTAAACCGGAGATGAGCTCTAGTGGGCATGGCCATGTATTAGTCAATAAAATCGAGAATGTAGAGGAAGCTTATAGAGAGTCTATATCTCACGCTAGAGGTAAGAGTAGAAGAGTCATTGTAGAAGAGTTCGTAAAAATAGATACTGAGCTAACAGTATTAACGTATAGATATCATTCGAATTCTGATAGCATAATAACTAAGACCATTGAACCAATAGAACATAAGAGACCAAGCTATTATTATGTTGAGTCATGGCATCCTTCTAATGTAAGCCAAGGAGTGAAAGAGACTGCTAGGGGAATCGCACAAAAGGTTGCAGAAGAACTAGGAGGTCTAGGAATATATGGTGTTGAAATAATAGTTAGTGGAAATAGAATTCTCTTTAGCGAAGTAGCGCCCAGACCCCATGATACTGGATTAGTTACATTAGCTAGTAGCGATATAAATGAATTCCAAATTCATGTTAGAAGTGCAATAGGCTTGCCGACTCCAGAAGTTAAGTTAGTTTCCCCAGCGGCCTCTCATGTGATTTTAGCACAAACAGAAAATGTTTGGGGACCTAAATTTCTAAACATAGAGAAGGCAATGGAGATTCCGGGCGTACAAGTTAGGTTGTTCGGAAAACCTGTTACATACGAGAAGAGAAGAATGGGTGTAGTATTGGCAACTGGAAATAGTGTAGAAGAGGCGTTAGAAAAAGTTAGAAAGGCATCTTCAATAATATTAGTTAAGTGA
- a CDS encoding MogA/MoaB family molybdenum cofactor biosynthesis protein has product MSAHKQHRQHAPTNINFYVITISTSRYEKLVRKEPLIDESGDIIKQLIIQSNYNIIGYELVPDEKVKILKAFANALDNSQTDVIISTGGTGYTQSDVTVETIRRIFDREIEGFSDVFRLVSYNDPEVKSASYLTKATAGIINDKVIFLLPGSPDAVRLAMKELILPEIGHLLYIVRRK; this is encoded by the coding sequence ATGTCAGCTCATAAACAACATAGGCAACACGCTCCTACTAATATAAACTTTTACGTAATTACAATAAGTACTTCTAGATATGAGAAATTAGTGAGAAAGGAACCTTTAATAGATGAGTCCGGGGATATTATAAAACAGTTAATTATACAATCGAACTATAATATAATAGGTTACGAATTAGTGCCGGATGAGAAAGTAAAAATACTTAAAGCTTTTGCAAACGCCTTAGATAATTCCCAAACTGACGTAATTATATCAACAGGCGGTACTGGTTATACGCAGAGTGATGTCACAGTAGAGACTATAAGAAGAATATTCGATAGAGAAATCGAGGGTTTTTCCGATGTATTTAGACTGGTGAGCTATAATGATCCTGAAGTTAAATCCGCATCATATTTGACAAAAGCTACTGCTGGAATAATAAACGACAAGGTAATTTTCCTGTTGCCCGGTTCACCTGACGCTGTAAGATTAGCTATGAAGGAATTGATATTACCAGAAATTGGCCATCTGCTTTATATTGTTAGGAGAAAATAA
- a CDS encoding PadR family transcriptional regulator — MISKFSFQRLKKGALKYLVLESLNERPMRTYEIIKTIEKKFEGSYRPSTGSVYPVLKSLVEKNLVEVKVENNKKIYIITEKGKNELQEIKNKSLKLLGDNTKFSRQILQELLQIAFYLYDNRSKIDENNIQKIIEYLRNCRNQLKNVL; from the coding sequence GTGATCTCAAAGTTTAGCTTTCAAAGGCTTAAGAAGGGCGCCCTAAAATACTTGGTATTAGAGTCCTTAAATGAGAGGCCAATGAGAACGTATGAAATCATCAAGACTATAGAGAAGAAATTCGAAGGTTCTTATAGACCTAGCACAGGGTCAGTATACCCAGTTCTAAAAAGCCTTGTAGAAAAAAACTTAGTAGAAGTGAAAGTCGAAAATAATAAGAAAATTTACATTATAACAGAGAAGGGGAAAAATGAGCTGCAGGAAATCAAGAATAAATCACTTAAACTTCTAGGTGATAATACGAAATTCTCAAGACAAATATTACAAGAATTATTACAAATCGCATTTTACTTATATGATAATAGATCAAAAATAGATGAAAATAATATACAAAAGATCATAGAATACTTAAGGAATTGTAGAAACCAATTAAAGAATGTCTTGTGA
- a CDS encoding acetoin utilization protein AcuC yields MHKTAFIWTDEYYNYSFPDYHPFKSLRESMTKRLLEERGAFHFITLVEPKSIPEEALQLVHSKEYIEFVKYKSKEGQGYLDDGDTPAFKGIYEAALIRVSGSVKALELIKSGEFNHTINIGGGFHHAKRNRAAGFCVFNDVALISKLGESFFSRIAIVDIDGHHADGTQELLIDDNNILKISLHMFHPNFFPGTGDVNEIGLGKGEGYTINIPLPPGTGDDGYLLAFDEIVVPAIERYKPELIILVAGGDSHFNDPLVELKLSTHGYLDVVTKIHRLVHEYSNGRLIMLGGGGYNYDATARIWTISIAEIAGIYDLEYETLHDSFSTKSSQFVMEKIRNTISLIKKIHSLN; encoded by the coding sequence TTGCACAAAACGGCTTTTATATGGACAGACGAATATTATAACTATTCGTTCCCAGACTATCATCCATTTAAATCCCTGAGAGAAAGCATGACTAAAAGGCTCCTAGAAGAAAGAGGTGCATTTCATTTCATCACACTAGTTGAACCCAAGTCGATTCCAGAAGAGGCTCTTCAGCTGGTACACTCCAAAGAATATATAGAATTTGTAAAATATAAAAGTAAGGAGGGTCAAGGCTATTTGGATGACGGAGATACTCCAGCGTTTAAGGGTATATATGAGGCGGCATTAATCAGAGTAAGTGGTAGTGTAAAGGCATTAGAGTTAATAAAAAGTGGAGAATTTAACCACACTATCAATATTGGTGGAGGTTTTCATCATGCAAAGAGGAATAGAGCAGCTGGTTTTTGCGTTTTTAACGATGTGGCTCTAATATCTAAATTAGGGGAGAGTTTCTTTTCAAGAATAGCCATAGTTGATATAGATGGTCATCACGCTGATGGTACACAAGAGCTATTAATTGATGATAATAATATTTTGAAAATTTCTTTACACATGTTTCATCCTAATTTCTTCCCGGGTACCGGGGATGTGAACGAGATCGGGCTAGGGAAAGGGGAAGGGTATACTATCAATATCCCTCTTCCACCTGGTACTGGAGATGATGGTTATCTCTTAGCCTTCGACGAAATAGTAGTCCCCGCTATAGAAAGATATAAGCCAGAACTAATTATTCTTGTAGCAGGTGGTGATTCTCATTTTAACGACCCTTTAGTTGAGTTAAAATTATCTACCCATGGCTATTTAGATGTGGTAACCAAGATCCATCGCCTAGTTCACGAATATTCTAATGGTAGGCTCATAATGTTAGGTGGGGGTGGATATAATTACGATGCGACTGCCAGAATTTGGACAATTTCAATAGCCGAGATAGCTGGAATATACGACTTAGAATATGAAACTCTTCATGACTCCTTCTCAACTAAATCGTCGCAGTTTGTTATGGAGAAAATAAGAAACACTATAAGTCTAATAAAGAAGATACATTCACTTAACTAA
- a CDS encoding CBS domain-containing protein, producing the protein MIDNTLITKPSYVAHSMDKLSDIISKMKENKMWTVPVIKDRKLIGLISYKDLLSRRVSLETKAINIMSPSVTVQIDEDINRLIAKFYTTKARVIPVINEKREFIGLVTRESLLSYLLKANEIPENRTAREYMTSPATSIDENDSIARARWLMIRDNISRLPATKEYRLTGIISARDIVDALYSVSGRKRESIMKDEERVMAMPVKEIMKYPVITANGKDSLTDVVEKLLKFRISGMPVMEGDRLSGVISGLDIIKAVAEKMQLSIPIEAKIPQELKSNLEFKANIDDILERYLSKIERLTEVINFKVSFKEEMRSSTGNKKLYTAMVRVTTKIGDYVARDTDWEPVVALKNAVEKIEERILRKLRKIEESNKKGIKAEEA; encoded by the coding sequence ATGATAGATAACACACTCATCACAAAGCCGAGTTATGTTGCGCATAGTATGGATAAATTGAGCGATATTATTTCTAAGATGAAAGAAAACAAGATGTGGACTGTACCCGTTATCAAGGATAGGAAATTAATAGGTTTGATCTCTTATAAAGATCTTCTTTCTAGAAGGGTGAGTCTAGAGACTAAAGCGATAAACATTATGAGTCCCAGTGTTACTGTACAAATTGATGAGGATATTAATAGATTAATTGCAAAATTCTATACTACTAAGGCTAGAGTAATACCAGTCATAAATGAGAAGCGGGAATTTATTGGTTTAGTAACAAGGGAGTCATTACTCTCGTATTTGCTGAAAGCAAACGAAATCCCAGAAAATAGGACTGCAAGAGAATACATGACCTCTCCAGCTACATCAATAGACGAAAACGATTCTATAGCCAGGGCAAGATGGTTAATGATAAGAGATAATATAAGCAGACTGCCAGCAACTAAAGAGTATAGACTAACTGGAATCATAAGTGCAAGAGACATAGTTGATGCTTTGTACAGTGTAAGTGGAAGGAAAAGAGAGTCGATAATGAAAGATGAAGAAAGGGTTATGGCGATGCCAGTTAAAGAAATTATGAAGTACCCGGTTATAACGGCAAATGGAAAAGACTCACTGACGGATGTAGTAGAGAAACTACTTAAATTTAGAATCTCTGGAATGCCCGTTATGGAAGGCGATAGATTAAGCGGTGTAATAAGCGGATTAGATATTATTAAGGCAGTAGCTGAAAAAATGCAACTATCAATACCCATTGAAGCTAAAATACCTCAAGAGCTAAAATCCAACTTAGAGTTTAAGGCAAACATAGATGACATACTTGAAAGATATTTAAGTAAAATAGAAAGGTTAACCGAAGTTATAAACTTTAAGGTATCGTTTAAGGAAGAAATGAGGAGTAGTACGGGAAATAAAAAACTATATACTGCAATGGTAAGGGTAACTACTAAAATAGGTGATTATGTAGCTAGGGATACAGATTGGGAACCCGTAGTTGCGTTAAAGAATGCTGTAGAAAAAATAGAGGAAAGAATATTAAGAAAACTAAGAAAAATAGAAGAGAGTAACAAAAAAGGGATTAAGGCAGAAGAGGCTTGA